A part of Terriglobus roseus genomic DNA contains:
- a CDS encoding ATP synthase F0 subunit B yields MKFVFAALLAVTLAAPAVHAQEPAPAPASPSLASGQKLEPEAVPEKNNPERKEAEGGEEAFRKSPSVIKLGHMLGMEPGTASAVFEWFNAIILLAAVGFGLVKALPKAFRARTEGIQKNIVEARVATEEAKARLSAVEGRLSKLDSEIAALRSENEKAAAEEEVRIHAQAEEEKKRILEAAEQEIAAASAAATRDLRAYAAEIAVDRAASQLNITPEDDRILIESFAGKLSSVKPGAEGSRN; encoded by the coding sequence ATGAAATTCGTATTTGCAGCTCTGCTGGCGGTCACGCTGGCTGCGCCTGCTGTTCACGCTCAGGAACCTGCGCCTGCACCTGCATCTCCTTCGCTGGCTTCTGGCCAGAAGCTGGAGCCCGAGGCCGTTCCTGAGAAGAACAACCCGGAGCGTAAAGAAGCTGAGGGTGGCGAAGAGGCTTTCCGTAAGTCTCCGTCCGTCATCAAGTTGGGCCATATGCTGGGCATGGAGCCGGGAACGGCTTCCGCGGTATTTGAGTGGTTCAACGCCATCATTCTGCTGGCCGCTGTAGGTTTTGGCCTGGTGAAGGCTCTGCCGAAGGCATTCCGTGCGCGTACCGAAGGCATCCAGAAGAACATTGTGGAAGCCCGCGTAGCCACGGAAGAGGCGAAGGCTCGCCTGTCTGCTGTCGAGGGTCGTTTGTCGAAGCTGGATAGCGAGATCGCGGCGCTCCGCAGTGAGAACGAAAAGGCCGCAGCGGAAGAAGAAGTTCGCATTCACGCGCAGGCTGAAGAAGAGAAGAAGCGCATTCTGGAAGCCGCAGAACAGGAAATTGCTGCTGCTTCGGCTGCTGCTACCCGCGACCTGCGCGCCTATGCCGCAGAGATTGCTGTGGACCGTGCCGCTTCGCAGTTGAACATTACGCCGGAAGATGACCGCATCCTGATCGAATCGTTCGCAGGAAAGCTGTCCTCGGTTAAGCCGGGCGCAGAAGGGAGCCGCAACTA
- a CDS encoding glycosyltransferase produces the protein MDFTALSLQPNAYGSLNDGMTETPGKRIVIASFGSLGDLHPFLALAQELRSRGHHPVIATAPFYSERIQALGFEFEPLGPPVSPQDPQLIHRLMRTVRGPEYLFRKMFLPHVPEMYAELERICSGADLLIAGEMVLPAPILAEKTGIPFVSVLLSPISFLSPYDPSVLPALPFLTLTHGWPLVFQKALVKMPALAFRRWSTPLRNFRKSLGLPDDPEALRTGKLKANLVLAMFSPQFAKPQPDWPAHTVQTGFAHYEQESQPEHDGVQERIDDFLNAGTPPIVFTLGSAAVHAPGDFFWMSARAAHRLKMRAILVGDPRGLSSPNILTVPYADYSKLFPRAAIIVHQGGIGTTAEALRSGRPQVVVPFNFDQPDNAARVVRLGVGLKHDRRMWKDRQAHYSLIRLIRDNSFAERAAQIGELIRKEDGTTTAVNAVEHLLAAR, from the coding sequence GTGGATTTCACGGCACTTTCACTTCAGCCGAACGCTTACGGTAGCCTGAATGATGGCATGACTGAAACTCCTGGAAAACGTATTGTCATCGCGTCATTTGGATCGCTGGGCGATCTTCACCCATTTCTGGCGCTGGCACAGGAGCTTCGCAGTCGCGGGCACCATCCCGTCATAGCCACGGCTCCCTTCTACAGCGAGCGCATTCAAGCCCTCGGATTTGAGTTTGAGCCGCTGGGGCCTCCGGTCTCCCCTCAAGACCCCCAACTGATACACCGCCTCATGCGCACCGTGCGCGGCCCGGAATATCTCTTCCGAAAAATGTTCTTGCCGCATGTTCCAGAGATGTATGCGGAACTCGAACGCATCTGTTCCGGAGCGGACCTTCTCATCGCAGGTGAAATGGTCCTCCCCGCCCCCATCCTCGCGGAGAAGACCGGCATACCGTTTGTTTCCGTTCTGCTCTCCCCCATCAGCTTTCTCTCTCCATACGATCCCTCTGTGTTGCCAGCACTCCCGTTCCTCACTCTCACCCATGGTTGGCCATTGGTGTTTCAGAAAGCTCTCGTGAAGATGCCGGCGCTCGCATTCCGTCGCTGGAGTACTCCGCTACGAAATTTTCGTAAGAGCCTTGGACTGCCGGATGATCCAGAAGCCCTGCGCACCGGCAAGCTGAAAGCAAACCTGGTGCTGGCCATGTTCTCGCCGCAGTTTGCGAAGCCACAGCCAGATTGGCCTGCGCACACAGTGCAAACCGGATTCGCGCATTACGAACAGGAATCACAACCGGAACACGATGGAGTGCAGGAACGCATTGATGACTTCCTGAACGCAGGCACACCGCCCATCGTCTTCACACTCGGTTCTGCGGCAGTACACGCGCCCGGTGACTTCTTCTGGATGAGCGCTCGCGCTGCGCATCGTCTCAAGATGCGTGCCATCCTCGTCGGCGACCCACGCGGGTTGAGCTCGCCAAACATCCTCACGGTGCCTTACGCGGACTACAGCAAGCTGTTCCCGCGCGCCGCCATCATCGTGCATCAGGGCGGCATCGGCACCACCGCAGAAGCCCTGCGATCCGGACGACCACAGGTCGTGGTGCCCTTCAACTTCGATCAGCCCGACAACGCCGCACGCGTCGTGCGATTAGGCGTGGGCCTCAAGCATGATCGCAGAATGTGGAAAGACCGGCAGGCGCATTACTCGCTGATACGCCTGATACGCGACAACAGCTTCGCAGAACGCGCCGCACAGATAGGTGAATTGATTCGCAAGGAAGACGGCACAACCACAGCTGTGAATGCAGTAGAGCATTTGCTGGCAGCGCGCTAA
- the dnaJ gene encoding molecular chaperone DnaJ has translation MAPTQSKDYYGALGVKKTATTDEIRKAFRKLARKYHPDVNPGDKKSEEKFKEISEANDVLSDEKKRKIYDQLGFYSDNIDPAAAEAAARGGYTGGHPHAGGHAGGGVPFDFGGFDFSGGPAQQSSSGGFGGSFRDIFGSMFNGGGGRQQTQAARGPRPGTDLEYQVEVDFWTAIRGGTTKIEISRQEQCGTCKGTGTIGAPQTCPQCNGSGQITQMQGRMKFNVACPRCDGTGRLQADCGTCHGAGTITKRQTLEFRIKPGTRDGQRIRLAGKGNAGTEGAPAGDLYLIIKSGPHPVFTRAGDDIRMTVPVMAFEAALGTKIDVPTIDGRTQLKIPPGTQTGQKLRLREKGVPSASQDGVRGDQIVEVQIVVPKIQDERSKEILRELAKLNPEDPREEMFAKV, from the coding sequence ATGGCACCCACTCAGAGCAAGGACTATTACGGCGCACTCGGCGTGAAGAAGACGGCCACTACGGATGAGATCCGTAAGGCCTTCCGCAAACTCGCGCGTAAGTATCACCCTGACGTCAACCCCGGCGACAAGAAGTCCGAAGAGAAGTTCAAGGAAATCTCAGAAGCGAATGACGTCCTGAGCGACGAGAAGAAGCGCAAGATCTACGATCAGCTTGGCTTCTACTCTGACAACATTGATCCGGCGGCGGCAGAGGCAGCAGCGCGCGGTGGCTATACTGGCGGACATCCGCATGCCGGAGGTCACGCAGGTGGCGGCGTGCCGTTTGATTTTGGTGGATTCGACTTCTCAGGCGGCCCAGCGCAGCAGAGCTCCAGTGGCGGGTTTGGTGGTTCGTTCCGCGATATCTTTGGCAGCATGTTCAATGGTGGTGGCGGACGTCAACAGACACAAGCTGCGCGTGGTCCGCGTCCGGGAACGGATCTGGAGTACCAGGTAGAAGTGGACTTCTGGACGGCCATTCGTGGCGGCACTACGAAGATCGAAATCTCGCGGCAGGAGCAGTGCGGCACGTGCAAGGGAACCGGCACCATTGGTGCTCCGCAGACGTGTCCGCAGTGCAACGGCAGCGGTCAGATTACGCAGATGCAGGGCCGTATGAAGTTCAACGTGGCATGCCCACGTTGCGACGGTACGGGCCGCCTACAAGCGGACTGCGGCACATGCCATGGTGCAGGCACGATCACAAAGCGTCAGACGCTGGAGTTCCGCATCAAGCCAGGCACACGCGATGGTCAGCGTATTCGTCTTGCAGGCAAGGGCAATGCGGGAACGGAAGGCGCGCCTGCTGGTGATTTGTATCTCATCATCAAATCCGGGCCGCATCCGGTATTCACACGCGCTGGCGATGACATCCGCATGACAGTGCCTGTGATGGCGTTTGAAGCGGCTCTGGGCACGAAGATTGATGTACCCACGATTGACGGCCGCACGCAGTTGAAGATTCCACCGGGAACGCAGACAGGGCAGAAGCTGCGTCTGCGTGAGAAGGGTGTGCCATCGGCTTCGCAGGATGGTGTGCGTGGCGATCAGATTGTGGAAGTGCAGATCGTTGTGCCGAAGATTCAGGATGAGCGGTCGAAGGAGATTCTTCGTGAGCTTGCCAAGCTGAATCCGGAAGATCCTCGTGAAGAGATGTTCGCGAAGGTTTAG
- a CDS encoding Fpg/Nei family DNA glycosylase: MPEGNEIHRWAARHNAAFAGRKVNVLPGPNHRFRDAHLVDGKKMVQVHAVGKHLGYEFANGLYLHIHLGRFGDFTEGLGPLVEPKGTLRAVMQRAGSGKVSRSVKGNAHALTGPYNGPPSKDDGTQPFPAEDVDWWELRGPTDCSIYDSDKWQALLNRLGPDPLAHEPGGHDEPSRAIDAILAKKTSIAELLMDQEMISGIGNIYRAELLFRHRVNPFTPGDAMDTKTLKAIWKDAAVLMKAGMVDRRIVCTKKSDRPSKQEPALRGEEHYVYRRHGKPCFVCGETILRKDVAGRTLYWCPKDQHTTKEQTASALKPGVSLRSQRVK; the protein is encoded by the coding sequence ATGCCAGAAGGCAATGAGATACATCGCTGGGCTGCTCGGCATAATGCGGCCTTTGCTGGGCGCAAGGTAAATGTGTTGCCGGGGCCGAATCATCGCTTCAGGGATGCTCACCTGGTGGACGGCAAGAAGATGGTGCAGGTGCATGCGGTGGGCAAGCATCTGGGCTATGAGTTTGCCAACGGGCTTTATCTGCACATCCATCTTGGTCGCTTTGGTGATTTCACAGAAGGCCTTGGTCCTTTGGTAGAGCCGAAGGGAACACTGCGTGCGGTGATGCAGCGTGCTGGTTCGGGCAAGGTGTCGCGTAGTGTGAAGGGCAATGCACATGCGCTCACAGGGCCGTATAACGGGCCGCCGTCTAAGGATGATGGAACGCAGCCGTTTCCTGCGGAAGATGTCGACTGGTGGGAGTTGCGTGGACCTACAGATTGTTCCATCTACGACTCTGATAAGTGGCAGGCGTTGCTCAATCGACTGGGTCCTGATCCGTTGGCGCATGAGCCCGGTGGGCATGATGAGCCGTCACGCGCTATCGATGCGATCCTCGCCAAGAAGACGAGCATTGCCGAGCTTCTGATGGATCAGGAGATGATCTCCGGCATTGGAAATATCTATCGCGCGGAACTGCTCTTTCGGCATCGTGTGAACCCGTTCACGCCGGGTGATGCGATGGATACGAAGACGCTGAAGGCCATCTGGAAAGATGCCGCTGTCCTGATGAAGGCGGGCATGGTGGATCGGCGTATCGTGTGTACGAAGAAGAGCGATCGGCCATCGAAGCAGGAGCCTGCGCTGCGTGGCGAGGAGCATTACGTTTATCGTCGGCACGGTAAGCCATGTTTTGTGTGTGGCGAGACCATTCTGCGTAAGGACGTGGCAGGTCGTACGCTGTATTGGTGTCCGAAGGATCAGCACACCACGAAAGAGCAGACAGCATCGGCTCTGAAGCCGGGAGTAAGCCTGCGTTCGCAACGTGTGAAATGA
- the dnaK gene encoding molecular chaperone DnaK — protein sequence MGKIIGIDLGTTNSCVAVMEGGEPKVIPNEEGGRTTPSIVAFTKSGERLVGQVAKRQAITNPENTIYSIKRFMGRRPNEVNEEMKMVPYKVVAKGDNVVVDAQGKEYTAPEISAMILQKLKKAAEDYLGQSVTEAVITVPAYFNDAQRQATKDAGKIAGLDVKRIVNEPTAAALAYGLDKKKDETIVVYDFGGGTFDVSVLEVGEGVIEVKATNGDTHLGGDNLDQRLVDWLIDEFRKKEGLDLRGKGNEMALQRLKDAAERAKIELSTTMETEINLPFITADATGPKHLVEKLTRAKFESLVEDLLQKSVGPCKQAMADAGIDASKVDEVVLVGGQTRMPRIQQLVKDLFGKEPHKGVNPDEVVAIGAAIQGGVLGGEVKDLLLLDVTPLTLAIETMGSVATPMIPRNTTIPTKKSETFSTAADNQTEVEVHVLQGERPLANQNRTLGKFKLSGIPPAPRGVPQIEVTFDIDANGILNVTAKDHATGKDQKITITSSSGLSKEEVERMAKEAEAHASEDKEKRDEIEARNQLDSMVYNVEKTFRENGDKISGAERGDVETALADAKSTLAGTPSAAELKAANEKLTAASHKLAEAMYKAGEAPTDGAAAAAGTTSEAPKHEEGVIDAEYVDVDNK from the coding sequence ATGGGTAAGATCATTGGAATTGACCTTGGAACCACTAACAGCTGCGTTGCCGTGATGGAAGGCGGCGAGCCGAAGGTGATTCCGAATGAAGAAGGCGGTCGCACCACGCCGTCTATCGTTGCGTTCACGAAGAGTGGCGAACGCCTCGTTGGTCAGGTGGCAAAGCGCCAGGCCATCACCAACCCCGAGAACACCATTTACTCCATCAAGCGCTTCATGGGCCGTCGCCCGAATGAAGTGAATGAAGAGATGAAGATGGTTCCCTACAAGGTAGTCGCAAAGGGCGACAACGTTGTGGTGGATGCGCAGGGCAAGGAATATACCGCGCCGGAAATCAGCGCGATGATTCTGCAGAAGCTGAAGAAGGCTGCTGAAGATTACTTGGGACAGAGCGTGACGGAAGCCGTCATCACTGTTCCCGCGTACTTCAACGACGCACAGCGTCAGGCCACCAAGGACGCAGGCAAGATTGCCGGCCTGGATGTGAAGCGTATCGTCAACGAGCCGACTGCGGCTGCGCTGGCGTATGGCCTGGACAAGAAGAAGGACGAGACCATCGTTGTATATGACTTCGGTGGCGGTACGTTCGACGTATCAGTGCTTGAAGTTGGCGAAGGCGTCATTGAAGTGAAGGCCACCAACGGCGACACGCATCTTGGTGGTGACAACCTCGATCAGCGTCTTGTGGATTGGCTGATTGATGAGTTCCGCAAGAAGGAAGGCCTGGACCTTCGTGGCAAGGGCAACGAAATGGCCCTGCAGCGCCTGAAGGACGCGGCCGAGCGCGCGAAGATTGAGCTCTCCACAACCATGGAGACGGAGATCAACCTGCCGTTCATCACGGCAGACGCGACCGGACCGAAGCATCTCGTGGAGAAACTGACACGAGCGAAGTTCGAAAGCCTGGTTGAGGACCTTCTGCAGAAGTCGGTTGGCCCCTGCAAGCAGGCGATGGCTGATGCTGGCATCGATGCAAGCAAGGTGGATGAGGTGGTTCTCGTCGGTGGACAGACGCGTATGCCCCGCATTCAGCAGCTTGTGAAGGATCTGTTTGGTAAGGAACCGCACAAGGGCGTGAACCCGGATGAAGTCGTAGCGATTGGTGCTGCGATTCAGGGTGGCGTTCTGGGCGGCGAAGTGAAGGACCTGCTGCTGCTGGACGTGACGCCGCTGACCCTGGCCATCGAGACGATGGGTTCGGTTGCGACGCCGATGATCCCGCGCAACACGACCATCCCGACGAAGAAGAGCGAGACCTTCTCGACGGCTGCGGATAACCAGACGGAAGTGGAAGTTCACGTTCTGCAGGGCGAGCGTCCGCTGGCGAACCAGAACCGTACGCTGGGCAAGTTCAAGCTGTCGGGTATTCCTCCCGCACCGCGTGGCGTGCCGCAGATTGAGGTGACGTTCGACATCGACGCGAACGGCATCCTGAACGTGACGGCGAAGGACCACGCTACGGGCAAGGACCAGAAGATCACCATCACTTCCAGCTCGGGTTTGAGCAAGGAAGAGGTGGAGCGTATGGCCAAGGAAGCCGAAGCACATGCCAGCGAGGACAAGGAGAAGCGCGACGAAATCGAAGCGCGGAACCAGCTCGACAGCATGGTCTACAACGTGGAGAAGACCTTCCGCGAGAACGGCGACAAGATCAGCGGCGCAGAGCGTGGCGATGTGGAAACTGCACTTGCCGACGCGAAGAGCACGCTGGCGGGAACGCCTTCTGCGGCTGAGTTGAAGGCTGCGAACGAGAAGCTGACCGCGGCCAGCCACAAGCTTGCTGAAGCCATGTACAAGGCTGGTGAGGCTCCCACCGACGGCGCTGCTGCCGCTGCGGGAACCACCTCCGAAGCGCCCAAGCACGAAGAGGGCGTGATCGATGCCGAGTACGTGGATGTCGACAACAAATAA